One Roseimaritima multifibrata DNA window includes the following coding sequences:
- a CDS encoding alpha-keto acid decarboxylase family protein: protein MNGVRQPTANPTIGQYLIQRLQDYGIRDIFGIPGDYVLSFYGQLEQSDLNVVGCTREDCAGFAADAYARLNGIGAVCVTYCVGGFSVANSIAGAFAEKSPVVVISGSPGMNERQHGTLLHHKVRDFRTQLEVFEKLTICAVELSDPLEAFALIDQALEAADRYKRPVYIELPRDMVHVVPPMNHASHRPPVETHPQALDEAIREVVQRLQKAERPLILAGVEIHRFGLQDSLLALAEATRIPIAATILGKSVVSEQHPLFVGLYEGAIGHPEITQYVEESDLILMLGTFLTDINMGIFTANLKPDQCVLATSEQLRISHHYFHDVPLEPFLQALIAEDLSPTTRQVPDPLRALRRMKAIEVQPNEPLRTSRMMSLLNRYLDPQTVVIADVGDCLFAATELVTHDRGEFLSPAYYTSMGFGIPAGLGAAVAKSDHRIVILVGDGAFQMTGQEMSTLIRMGAAPIVILLDNHGYGTERYLHPGEWKYNEIQPWNYARLPEIYGGARGTLCTTEKEFESALTVAWDDRSKLHLLQCRLAENDASETLKNIAARMGERVG, encoded by the coding sequence ATGAATGGCGTCCGACAACCGACAGCGAATCCAACGATAGGCCAATACCTTATCCAACGCTTGCAGGACTACGGTATTCGAGACATCTTCGGGATCCCGGGAGATTACGTCCTTTCTTTTTATGGGCAGCTGGAACAGAGTGATTTAAACGTCGTTGGCTGTACCCGTGAGGACTGTGCAGGGTTTGCCGCCGATGCGTATGCCCGTCTGAATGGAATCGGGGCGGTCTGCGTAACCTACTGTGTGGGGGGATTTAGTGTCGCGAACAGCATTGCGGGGGCGTTCGCTGAAAAATCACCCGTCGTTGTGATTAGCGGTTCGCCGGGAATGAACGAACGTCAGCACGGAACTTTACTGCATCACAAAGTCCGAGACTTTCGCACTCAATTGGAGGTTTTTGAAAAACTGACCATCTGTGCGGTGGAATTGTCGGATCCTCTGGAAGCGTTTGCTTTGATCGATCAGGCGCTTGAGGCAGCCGATCGGTATAAACGCCCCGTCTATATCGAATTGCCTCGAGACATGGTGCATGTCGTCCCACCGATGAATCATGCTTCTCACCGGCCCCCTGTGGAAACCCATCCGCAGGCGCTTGACGAAGCGATTCGCGAAGTGGTCCAGCGACTGCAGAAAGCAGAACGCCCGCTGATTTTGGCGGGAGTCGAAATCCACCGTTTCGGTTTGCAGGATTCGTTGTTGGCGCTGGCCGAGGCGACGCGGATTCCCATCGCAGCGACGATCCTTGGAAAGAGTGTCGTTAGTGAACAACATCCCTTGTTCGTCGGTTTGTACGAAGGGGCGATCGGGCATCCCGAAATCACTCAATATGTCGAGGAGAGTGACCTGATCTTGATGCTGGGGACTTTTTTGACCGACATCAATATGGGAATTTTTACGGCGAATCTAAAACCGGACCAGTGCGTGTTGGCAACCAGTGAGCAACTTCGGATCTCGCATCACTACTTCCACGACGTTCCGCTTGAGCCGTTTTTACAAGCCTTGATCGCGGAGGATTTGTCTCCTACCACTCGCCAGGTTCCGGATCCACTGCGCGCGCTAAGAAGAATGAAAGCGATCGAAGTCCAGCCGAATGAACCGCTGCGAACCAGCCGCATGATGTCGCTGCTAAACCGTTATCTCGATCCTCAGACCGTCGTCATCGCGGACGTGGGGGACTGTTTGTTTGCGGCAACGGAACTGGTAACCCATGATCGAGGTGAATTTCTTAGCCCCGCCTATTACACGTCGATGGGGTTTGGAATCCCTGCCGGCTTGGGGGCAGCGGTCGCGAAGAGCGACCATCGAATTGTGATTCTGGTTGGCGACGGCGCCTTTCAGATGACCGGCCAAGAAATGTCGACTCTGATTCGGATGGGCGCTGCCCCGATTGTGATCCTGTTGGATAACCATGGGTACGGAACCGAACGGTACCTGCACCCAGGTGAATGGAAGTACAACGAAATTCAACCTTGGAATTACGCTCGGTTACCAGAGATCTACGGAGGTGCCCGAGGGACGCTTTGCACGACGGAAAAAGAATTCGAATCCGCCTTGACCGTCGCATGGGATGATCGCTCGAAGTTGCATTTGCTTCAGTGTCGGCTGGCAGAGAACGACGCAAGTGAGACGCTGAAAAATATCGCGGCCCGAATGGGAGAGCGAGTCGGTTAA
- the lptB gene encoding LPS export ABC transporter ATP-binding protein yields the protein MHEPILQAVNLQKTYGRRRVVDGVSLHVGEAEIVGLLGPNGAGKSTSFRMICGMVEPDRGRVFLSGQDVTDWPMFRRARDGAMGYLPQEPSVFRKLTVEQNISSLFELLGVGRKERNMRTDQLLEEFNITHIRRSRASGLSGGERRRLEIARCLVSQPRIVMLDEPFAGIDPVTVQSIQGVIHQLRDAGIAVLITDHAAREILGTVDRCYVISKGQVLIDGSPDEVKRHPQVREEYLGDMDGAATRQAPAPTVPAPHFNVNTPATETRQTPPSPAPTVRRRITDV from the coding sequence ATGCACGAACCGATTCTTCAAGCAGTCAATTTACAAAAAACATATGGCCGCCGGCGCGTTGTCGATGGCGTTAGTTTGCACGTCGGCGAAGCGGAGATTGTTGGTTTACTGGGGCCCAACGGGGCGGGTAAATCGACAAGCTTCCGGATGATTTGTGGCATGGTCGAACCGGACCGTGGACGCGTATTTCTAAGCGGCCAAGACGTCACCGACTGGCCGATGTTCCGGCGAGCCCGCGACGGAGCCATGGGATACCTGCCACAGGAACCCAGCGTCTTTCGCAAATTGACCGTCGAGCAAAACATTTCATCGCTGTTCGAACTGCTGGGCGTCGGCCGCAAAGAACGCAACATGCGGACCGATCAGCTGCTGGAAGAGTTCAACATCACCCACATCCGCCGGAGCCGGGCGTCCGGGCTATCCGGTGGAGAACGACGACGATTAGAAATTGCCCGTTGCCTGGTATCACAACCACGGATCGTGATGCTGGACGAACCCTTTGCGGGAATCGATCCGGTAACGGTGCAATCGATCCAAGGCGTGATCCACCAATTAAGAGACGCCGGGATTGCCGTTTTAATCACCGACCATGCGGCTCGCGAAATCTTGGGAACCGTCGATCGCTGTTATGTGATCAGCAAAGGACAGGTATTGATCGACGGCAGTCCGGATGAAGTCAAACGCCATCCGCAAGTCCGCGAAGAATACCTGGGAGACATGGATGGCGCAGCGACTCGGCAGGCACCAGCGCCCACGGTCCCGGCGCCTCATTTCAACGTCAATACTCCAGCAACTGAAACGCGTCAAACACCACCTAGCCCAGCCCCAACCGTTCGCCGGCGCATTACCGACGTGTAG
- the lepB gene encoding signal peptidase I yields the protein MATSTKSGSKSTAGDATDQAAQKRYQRSVAGLRESVESVCVAIILALLFRGFVAEAFVIPTGSMAPTLMGAHKDLFCEECGYNFRVGASVENLDPQTYGGQMGHSQDVVAGRCPICRKQNILSLQAEANDATFSGDRILVSKFAYAIQEPKRWDVIVFKYPGNPKQNYIKRLVGLPEETLRVDRGDIYTRPLGSDVFSIARKPDYKVMPTAHIVYDSAYQATDLLEAGFPSRLQPWRLDATEPPTDSWQIEQSKEGLTATVQANDKLEWLRYFHNVLSDVQRAQLDDGGEITGSPYHSTAITDFYQYDSYVTANRGEVRGPNGFSLGYSDGVLPRGSSDNGLLRGGLHWVGDLTFEVDLETDANVKEAVLQIVEAGVHYRCTIDLTSGTATLSIDGSEPYTFDDGEKNRTATTSVLAGQSHTLRFSNIDNQLRLWVDGSSIEFDRLATFDPATYGSSFEDRPHTSSADPLDAAPVGIAVAGGTATVDGFRLYRDQYYIASRGGMKMNDYESSPSTNQIHRIMDEPQLWAETNLFSQRRIIEFELEADQFFPMGDNSPESKDARSWVSYQFPPVPDEDAYKFARSHFVPRDLLVGKALLVFWPHPWNRPVPFTPNVKRIKLIR from the coding sequence ATGGCAACTTCTACGAAATCCGGCTCGAAGTCGACTGCTGGAGACGCAACCGATCAAGCAGCACAAAAGCGCTACCAGCGTTCCGTTGCCGGGCTCCGCGAATCGGTCGAATCGGTTTGCGTCGCCATTATCCTGGCGTTGCTCTTTCGCGGCTTCGTAGCGGAAGCGTTTGTGATTCCCACCGGTTCGATGGCTCCGACCCTGATGGGAGCCCATAAAGACCTTTTCTGCGAAGAGTGTGGATACAATTTCCGGGTTGGCGCTAGTGTCGAAAACCTGGATCCACAAACCTACGGCGGGCAAATGGGCCATTCCCAAGATGTTGTCGCCGGACGTTGCCCGATCTGTCGGAAACAGAACATCCTCAGCCTTCAAGCCGAAGCAAATGATGCCACTTTTAGCGGCGACCGAATTTTGGTTAGTAAGTTTGCGTACGCGATCCAAGAGCCGAAACGATGGGATGTGATCGTTTTCAAATATCCGGGCAACCCAAAACAGAACTACATCAAACGACTGGTTGGTCTTCCTGAAGAAACATTGCGAGTCGACCGCGGCGACATCTATACCCGTCCACTGGGCTCGGATGTTTTCTCGATCGCTCGGAAACCAGACTACAAGGTGATGCCAACGGCTCATATCGTTTACGATTCGGCCTACCAGGCGACCGACTTGTTAGAGGCAGGCTTCCCTAGTCGCCTGCAACCATGGCGTCTGGATGCGACCGAACCACCAACCGATTCGTGGCAGATCGAGCAATCGAAAGAGGGCCTGACGGCAACGGTACAGGCGAATGACAAACTGGAGTGGTTGCGATACTTCCACAACGTCCTGTCCGATGTACAGAGAGCCCAACTAGATGATGGCGGGGAAATTACCGGTTCCCCATATCACAGCACAGCGATCACCGATTTCTATCAATACGATTCTTACGTTACCGCCAATCGTGGCGAAGTCCGCGGGCCCAACGGTTTCAGTTTAGGTTACAGCGACGGGGTGCTTCCTCGCGGTTCGTCAGATAACGGTCTATTGAGAGGCGGACTGCACTGGGTTGGCGACCTGACGTTTGAAGTCGATTTGGAAACGGATGCGAATGTCAAAGAAGCGGTCTTACAGATCGTCGAAGCGGGCGTTCATTATCGATGCACAATCGATCTAACCTCGGGAACCGCGACCCTTTCGATTGATGGTAGCGAACCCTATACATTCGACGATGGGGAAAAAAATCGCACAGCGACCACATCCGTCCTCGCAGGGCAGAGCCACACTTTGCGGTTTTCCAACATCGACAATCAGCTACGTCTTTGGGTCGATGGTTCTTCCATTGAATTTGATCGCTTGGCGACCTTTGACCCAGCCACTTATGGCAGCTCCTTCGAAGACCGTCCCCACACATCTTCCGCCGATCCACTAGACGCAGCCCCTGTCGGAATCGCCGTTGCCGGGGGAACCGCCACGGTCGACGGATTTCGGCTGTACCGCGACCAGTACTACATCGCCAGTCGTGGTGGCATGAAGATGAACGACTATGAAAGCTCGCCGAGCACAAATCAAATCCATCGCATTATGGACGAACCACAATTGTGGGCCGAAACCAATCTGTTCAGCCAACGGCGGATCATCGAATTCGAACTAGAGGCCGATCAGTTCTTTCCGATGGGCGACAACAGCCCGGAAAGCAAAGACGCCCGCAGCTGGGTCTCCTATCAATTCCCACCGGTCCCCGATGAAGACGCTTATAAATTTGCCAGAAGCCACTTTGTGCCACGTGATCTATTGGTCGGCAAAGCGTTGCTGGTCTTCTGGCCCCATCCTTGGAACCGCCCTGTCCCGTTTACTCCGAATGTCAAACGGATCAAATTGATTCGATAA
- the nrdR gene encoding transcriptional regulator NrdR — protein MRCPFCKRDNDRVIDTRAMEDGFMIRRRRSCGSCHRRFTTYERLEELSLRVVKRDESRQPFDREKIRRGIERACWKRPVSTERIELVVEEIESEVLLRNSQEILCQEIGEITLRRLRPIDEVAYVRFASVYRDFANVQDFFRAIESIHG, from the coding sequence ATGAGATGTCCTTTCTGTAAACGTGACAACGACCGGGTTATCGATACCCGGGCGATGGAAGATGGATTCATGATCCGGCGACGCCGGAGCTGTGGTTCCTGCCATCGACGGTTCACGACCTACGAACGGCTGGAAGAACTAAGCCTACGCGTCGTCAAACGGGACGAGAGCCGGCAGCCGTTCGATCGGGAAAAGATCCGTCGCGGGATCGAAAGGGCTTGCTGGAAACGGCCCGTCAGCACCGAGCGTATCGAATTGGTGGTGGAGGAAATCGAGAGCGAGGTCCTTCTGCGCAATTCCCAGGAAATCCTCTGTCAGGAGATCGGGGAAATCACCCTCCGCCGGCTGCGGCCGATCGACGAAGTCGCCTACGTTCGGTTCGCTAGCGTCTATCGAGATTTCGCAAATGTCCAAGATTTCTTCCGCGCGATCGAATCCATTCATGGGTAG
- a CDS encoding adenylate kinase, with amino-acid sequence MRIVFIGPPGAGKGTQCDRLIRFLQIPHLSTGEMLRETLQQGSALGRQIAGYIDGGNLAPDYLVMRMVKQRLRDRDCRKGCLFDGFPRTIPQAQLLDEHLQELDDAIDLVLYLQCPQEELVKRLLKRATIECRADDNADAISARLNIFRTTTSPLLDYYERHGILRTIDGTLSPVEVTAQIRGHITHSSVDPKRQSQ; translated from the coding sequence ATGCGGATTGTTTTCATCGGACCGCCGGGTGCTGGTAAAGGGACCCAATGTGATCGCTTGATCCGGTTCCTCCAGATCCCGCATCTCTCGACTGGAGAGATGCTGCGGGAGACTCTACAGCAAGGTTCGGCTCTTGGCCGGCAAATCGCTGGTTACATCGACGGCGGGAATCTTGCCCCCGACTATCTTGTGATGCGAATGGTCAAGCAGCGACTGCGTGATCGAGACTGCCGAAAGGGTTGTCTATTCGATGGCTTCCCCAGAACCATTCCTCAGGCTCAGTTGTTGGACGAACACTTGCAGGAACTAGACGACGCAATCGATCTAGTCCTTTATCTGCAATGTCCCCAGGAAGAGCTGGTCAAACGACTGCTTAAGCGGGCGACGATCGAATGCCGAGCGGATGACAACGCGGACGCCATCTCGGCTCGCCTGAATATTTTTCGTACCACGACTTCCCCGCTGCTTGATTACTACGAACGGCACGGGATCCTGCGGACCATCGACGGGACACTCTCTCCAGTAGAAGTAACCGCTCAAATCCGAGGGCACATTACCCATTCCTCCGTCGATCCAAAGCGACAATCGCAATGA
- the secY gene encoding preprotein translocase subunit SecY, protein MIEKLRIMWSIPELRRKILLTLGLLAIYRIGFHIPLPMIAASDGAEPSGGAADFFEKVSIFAASDLRNATIFGLGIMPYISASIIFQLLGSVWKPLEELKKEGEAGRKKLNEYTRYLTVIICLVQSYLYLSLMLVGGDRIDPDFLVNGSLGIGWQVVAVLVMTCGTVFLMWLGEQIDEYGIGNGISLLIMAGILAQMPIALYELIGNMEYNLVGLGSGTIGVETLIILVVLFVSVVFGVVFITLGQRRIPTQSAKFTRGRRVYGGTKQFLPLRINQAGVMPIIFASSLLMIPGVMLGFLAARFEGGTSEMMLRASTTLSDGTSYFYNMLYILLIFFFCYFWTAITFNPKEMSDQLKESGTFIPGYRPGKRTTDHLERVMVRITYVGAAFLAIVAIVPTIVYASLGVPYSIAGFYGGTGLLIAVSVAFDLIQKIDSHLVMRNYRGMLES, encoded by the coding sequence ATGATCGAAAAGCTTCGCATCATGTGGTCAATCCCTGAATTGCGACGCAAAATCTTGCTGACGCTTGGTTTGCTTGCCATTTATCGGATCGGTTTTCACATCCCTCTCCCAATGATCGCCGCTTCGGATGGCGCGGAACCTAGTGGCGGGGCAGCGGACTTCTTTGAAAAAGTCAGTATCTTCGCCGCCAGTGACTTGCGTAACGCAACGATCTTCGGCCTGGGCATTATGCCCTATATCTCGGCTTCGATTATTTTCCAACTGCTAGGTAGCGTCTGGAAACCTCTCGAAGAACTGAAGAAAGAAGGCGAAGCGGGACGGAAAAAGCTGAACGAATACACTCGTTACCTAACAGTGATCATCTGTTTGGTGCAAAGCTACCTCTACCTCAGCCTGATGTTGGTCGGAGGGGATCGAATCGATCCGGACTTCCTGGTCAACGGCAGTCTAGGCATAGGTTGGCAAGTCGTCGCGGTCCTTGTGATGACCTGCGGCACGGTCTTCCTGATGTGGCTTGGAGAACAAATCGACGAGTACGGGATCGGCAATGGGATCAGTTTGTTGATCATGGCCGGGATTCTTGCTCAGATGCCGATCGCGCTTTACGAGCTGATCGGAAATATGGAATACAACTTGGTTGGACTTGGCAGTGGAACGATCGGTGTCGAAACATTGATCATCCTCGTTGTCCTGTTCGTGAGTGTTGTCTTCGGGGTGGTCTTTATCACCTTGGGACAGCGACGAATCCCAACTCAAAGTGCGAAGTTCACCCGTGGACGCCGCGTCTACGGCGGAACCAAACAGTTCCTTCCACTTCGAATCAACCAAGCCGGCGTGATGCCGATCATTTTCGCCAGTAGCCTTCTGATGATCCCCGGTGTGATGTTGGGTTTCTTGGCGGCTAGGTTTGAGGGTGGAACCAGTGAAATGATGCTTCGTGCCAGCACAACGCTGAGCGACGGAACGTCTTACTTCTACAACATGCTTTACATTCTGCTGATCTTCTTCTTCTGCTACTTCTGGACGGCGATCACCTTCAATCCGAAGGAAATGTCTGACCAGTTGAAGGAGAGTGGAACGTTCATTCCTGGGTATCGTCCCGGGAAACGCACGACCGATCACCTGGAACGGGTGATGGTTCGAATCACTTACGTCGGAGCGGCCTTCCTCGCGATTGTCGCAATCGTCCCCACGATCGTCTACGCTTCCCTTGGGGTGCCTTATTCGATCGCCGGTTTTTATGGCGGTACTGGACTGCTGATCGCTGTTAGTGTGGCGTTTGACTTGATCCAGAAGATCGACAGTCACTTGGTGATGCGAAACTATCGTGGCATGCTTGAAAGCTAG
- the rplO gene encoding 50S ribosomal protein L15: MNLEDVHRGILKHKPRKRIGRGPGSGTGKTAARGHKGHKSRSGYSRNPIFQGGAMPMIRRIPKRGFNNKWGVEVFAVNVGDLDKSFDEGAEVTIELLAEKHIAKGTFDEVKILGEGELTKKLTVTAHRFSKQAEEKIKAAGGTVNRIAPKRTPKERVAALAEEQKQA, from the coding sequence ATGAATCTTGAAGACGTCCATCGCGGTATTCTGAAGCACAAACCGCGCAAACGAATTGGTCGTGGACCTGGGTCCGGTACGGGCAAAACAGCCGCTCGTGGACACAAGGGTCACAAGAGCCGCAGTGGTTACTCCCGGAATCCAATTTTCCAGGGGGGTGCCATGCCCATGATTCGTCGAATCCCAAAGCGTGGATTCAACAATAAATGGGGCGTTGAAGTCTTTGCAGTCAATGTTGGCGACTTGGACAAATCGTTCGACGAAGGTGCAGAAGTCACCATCGAATTGCTAGCTGAAAAGCACATCGCTAAAGGAACTTTTGACGAAGTCAAAATCCTGGGCGAAGGCGAACTGACCAAGAAACTTACCGTGACTGCCCATCGCTTCAGCAAGCAGGCTGAAGAAAAGATCAAGGCTGCCGGCGGTACCGTTAACCGGATCGCCCCGAAGCGAACTCCGAAAGAACGTGTTGCGGCTCTTGCTGAAGAACAAAAGCAAGCCTAA
- the rpsE gene encoding 30S ribosomal protein S5, giving the protein MSQSNQPGELLDRVVKIKRCAAVVKGGRRFSFAAMVVVGDGKGRVGWGYGKANEVPPSVQKGQKQASRSLINVPVVEGSIPHQVWGRFGAAKVLLIPAGAGTGIIAGQAVRSVCEACGIHDILTKSYGTNNPVTLVKATIDALSKLRTRDEVAALRGLDPDELRGETSSAPVKAAAPVQSA; this is encoded by the coding sequence GTGTCGCAATCAAACCAACCAGGCGAATTGCTTGACCGCGTTGTGAAAATCAAACGCTGTGCCGCCGTTGTTAAAGGTGGTCGCCGTTTTAGTTTCGCAGCAATGGTCGTCGTCGGTGATGGCAAAGGTCGCGTGGGCTGGGGCTACGGTAAAGCCAACGAAGTTCCACCAAGCGTCCAAAAAGGCCAGAAGCAAGCCAGCCGCAGTCTGATCAACGTTCCTGTTGTTGAGGGTTCGATCCCTCACCAAGTTTGGGGACGTTTCGGAGCTGCCAAGGTTTTGTTGATCCCTGCCGGTGCTGGTACCGGTATCATTGCTGGACAAGCCGTTCGTTCGGTTTGCGAAGCATGCGGCATCCACGACATTTTGACCAAAAGCTACGGCACCAACAATCCTGTCACTCTGGTCAAAGCGACCATTGATGCACTCAGCAAATTGCGAACCCGCGATGAAGTTGCTGCTTTGCGTGGACTGGATCCGGATGAGCTTCGAGGCGAAACCTCGTCGGCTCCCGTTAAAGCTGCCGCGCCGGTACAATCCGCCTAG
- the rplR gene encoding 50S ribosomal protein L18, whose translation MDKQKKLNERRLRRRRHTRNKLRGTADSPRMSVERSLKHFACQLIDDTAGKTLVAASTRDQAGRDASPYGGNCDAAAAVGKAVAEKAIAAGIKSVRLDRGHNRYHGRVKAFADAAREAGLQF comes from the coding sequence ATGGATAAACAAAAGAAATTAAACGAACGTCGGCTACGTCGACGTCGCCACACTCGTAACAAGTTGCGTGGCACTGCCGATTCGCCGCGTATGTCGGTCGAACGCAGCTTGAAGCACTTCGCATGTCAATTGATCGACGATACCGCAGGCAAGACCTTGGTCGCTGCCAGCACTCGTGATCAAGCCGGCCGGGACGCAAGTCCTTACGGTGGAAACTGCGACGCCGCTGCTGCTGTCGGGAAAGCTGTCGCTGAAAAAGCGATTGCAGCAGGAATTAAATCAGTGCGGCTTGACCGCGGACACAACCGTTACCACGGTCGTGTGAAAGCCTTTGCGGATGCAGCTCGCGAAGCTGGTTTGCAGTTCTAA
- the rplF gene encoding 50S ribosomal protein L6 — MSRLGKKPVAIPNGASISVEGRTINVEGPKGKLEYVHRPEVSVNVDSETNQVNVVRESETREAGAFHGLTRTLVQNMLIGVTEGYEKKLEIVGVGYLAAISGDTLQLRVGYANELHKKIPGHLDVTCPDQTHVVVRGCDKQQVGQFAAEVRSLRKPEPYKGKGVRYQGEQIKLKPGKAAGK, encoded by the coding sequence ATGAGTCGTTTAGGTAAAAAACCTGTCGCTATTCCCAACGGAGCAAGTATCTCCGTCGAAGGGCGCACGATTAATGTTGAAGGACCGAAGGGTAAGCTGGAATACGTACACCGACCCGAAGTTTCGGTCAACGTTGACAGCGAAACCAACCAGGTCAACGTCGTCCGTGAATCGGAAACCCGCGAAGCGGGTGCCTTCCACGGACTGACTAGAACTCTGGTCCAAAACATGCTCATCGGTGTCACCGAGGGCTACGAAAAGAAATTGGAAATCGTAGGCGTCGGTTACCTGGCAGCAATCTCGGGGGATACCCTTCAGCTGCGAGTTGGGTATGCTAACGAACTGCACAAGAAGATTCCTGGCCACCTTGACGTGACCTGCCCCGATCAAACCCACGTGGTGGTTCGCGGCTGTGACAAACAACAGGTTGGCCAGTTTGCCGCAGAAGTTCGCTCGCTGCGAAAACCTGAACCCTACAAGGGCAAAGGCGTTCGTTACCAAGGCGAACAAATCAAACTGAAACCAGGTAAGGCAGCCGGTAAGTAA
- the rpsH gene encoding 30S ribosomal protein S8 produces MMTDPIADMLTRIRNAVRVERRFVDIPTSRVKRGVADVLKREGFIWDWKDVEESPANILRIELKYGPNGERVIQTIKRVSKPGRRLYSGSRELKPVLGGLGIRIISTSRGVMSDREARRDNVGGEVLAEVA; encoded by the coding sequence ATGATGACCGACCCGATTGCAGACATGTTAACCCGAATCCGCAACGCCGTTCGCGTAGAACGACGCTTTGTGGATATTCCGACCAGTCGTGTAAAACGAGGTGTCGCCGACGTGCTTAAACGCGAAGGTTTCATCTGGGACTGGAAGGATGTCGAAGAGTCGCCGGCTAATATCCTGCGAATAGAATTAAAATATGGGCCCAATGGTGAACGCGTGATCCAAACGATCAAACGCGTTAGTAAACCAGGCCGTCGGTTGTATTCCGGCAGTCGTGAGCTTAAGCCCGTCCTGGGTGGCCTAGGGATCCGCATCATTAGCACCAGTCGTGGTGTCATGAGCGATCGCGAAGCTCGACGCGATAACGTTGGTGGTGAAGTCTTGGCCGAAGTGGCTTAA
- a CDS encoding type Z 30S ribosomal protein S14, protein MASKSKVAKAKREPKFSSRRENRCNLCGRPRSVYRKFGLCRICFRQLADRGLIPGVRKSSW, encoded by the coding sequence GTGGCCAGCAAATCAAAAGTCGCCAAGGCGAAACGAGAACCGAAGTTTTCCTCTCGTCGTGAAAACCGTTGTAACCTTTGTGGACGTCCGCGATCAGTGTATCGCAAGTTCGGCCTCTGCCGGATTTGCTTTCGCCAGTTGGCCGACCGGGGTTTAATTCCAGGCGTCCGTAAGAGCAGCTGGTAG
- the rplE gene encoding 50S ribosomal protein L5 — protein MASIPRLQQKYQEQVRAALQEQFAFQNSHQIPRLEKVTINMGVGSAVGDKKHLDLAYEAMTEIAGQKPVFTLSRKSISNFRLREGMPIGCMTTLRRSRMYEFMDRLISVVLPRVRDFRGVNPNAFDGRGNYSMGLLEQLVFPELNPDKFTRPQGMNITVVTSATTNEHGRELLRALGMPFREAKPKGSAA, from the coding sequence ATGGCATCCATACCACGGTTACAGCAAAAATACCAAGAGCAGGTTCGCGCCGCTCTTCAAGAACAATTTGCGTTCCAGAATTCGCATCAGATTCCCCGCTTGGAAAAAGTCACCATTAATATGGGTGTCGGTTCCGCTGTGGGAGATAAGAAGCACTTGGACCTCGCTTACGAAGCGATGACAGAGATCGCTGGTCAGAAACCAGTCTTTACTTTGTCCCGTAAGTCGATTTCGAATTTCCGCCTTCGTGAAGGTATGCCGATCGGTTGTATGACAACTCTTCGTCGTTCACGGATGTACGAATTCATGGACCGTTTGATCTCTGTCGTACTGCCACGAGTTCGTGACTTTCGCGGAGTGAATCCAAACGCTTTTGACGGCCGTGGCAATTACAGCATGGGCTTGCTTGAGCAGTTGGTCTTTCCAGAATTGAATCCGGATAAATTCACCCGGCCTCAAGGAATGAACATCACGGTCGTCACCTCAGCGACGACCAATGAGCACGGCCGCGAATTGTTGCGTGCCCTCGGGATGCCGTTCCGCGAAGCGAAGCCTAAAGGCTCCGCAGCGTAG
- the rplX gene encoding 50S ribosomal protein L24 — MLFRVDDQVVVIAGASRGLKGKILKVDRQKNKVIVEGVARVYKHVRRSQKNPQGGRLSKEMPISASNVMLVDPTNGEATRIGIRYLSNGSKERYAKKSNTGLGEISPPNPKYAQQA, encoded by the coding sequence ATGTTGTTTCGCGTTGATGACCAAGTCGTCGTGATTGCCGGAGCCAGCCGTGGCCTGAAAGGCAAGATCCTGAAGGTTGACCGCCAAAAAAACAAGGTGATCGTCGAGGGTGTGGCTCGGGTATACAAACATGTTCGCCGCAGCCAGAAGAACCCACAGGGTGGGCGGCTGAGCAAAGAAATGCCGATCAGCGCATCGAACGTGATGTTGGTTGACCCAACCAACGGCGAAGCGACTCGCATCGGCATCCGGTACCTTAGCAACGGCAGCAAAGAACGTTACGCTAAGAAGTCCAACACCGGACTTGGCGAAATCAGCCCTCCCAATCCAAAATACGCCCAACAGGCTTAA